The stretch of DNA GACAGTCGCGTATTGTGCAGTCTTTTCCAAGGTTCCTAGCTTGCAGTAAAAGCTGGCTTGTATCGGATGGAGAAAATCCAGTGTTTCTTAGATGCAGCATGAATCTGTCCAACAATTGGCAAATGTTGAATTTTCTTAAATCTCTTCGCGAAATTCCGGTAATGGTTTATATGAAATAGAAAAACGAGGCAAGAATACATGTCAATGCAAGTAGTAAGCGATGTAAACAACACATTCCTCTCAAGAAGAGAGATAGTGTGCGAGTTTCCAGGCTTAGCAGGCAAGCTCAAAAAGCTAGATGCCGCAGACATGATTTCAAAGCAGTTCAAGCTTGACGGCAAGATAATCATTCCAATTTCGATGAAAAGCCACTCCGGCAGACCAACAGTCCGGGGAACTTTTTATGTTTATGACAATGAAGAGTTGGCAAAAAAACAGGTCAACCCAACCATTTTCAAGAGACTGGACAAGATCAAGGCAGCAATTGCGGCAGCCGCTCCAAAAGAGGAGGCTCCTGCAGAAACACCAGCAGAGGCTAGCTCATAATGGCAGGCAAAAAAGAGGCAGCCAAGGCAACCGGCGTTGCAGCATACTATAAAATTGCAGGCGACAAGGCAACCAAGATCAGAAAAATCTGCTCAAGATGCGGCAAGGGCGTGTTCATGTCAGAGCACAAAAACAGAAAGACCTGCGGCAAGTGCGGCCTGACTGAGTTTAATCAGTAGAGTTTCTTCTTTCGCAGCTTGGATTCCTTTTCTTCGTATTCCAGGATTTTCTGCAACAGCATTGGATCTATTGTAACCTTGGATAGAGATTCTGCAGAAAGTTTTACAGTGTTAGAATCAAGTGCCACGTTTGTGACTGGAAGCTGCTTTGCAATCCAGAGCTTTTCCGTCTTATCTTCCAGTTTATAGTCCTTAAACCCAGTTGGAAACTTCTTTGTAATGTGTGTAAGCAGGGTTTGGTCTGAGAATACTGCCCTTGGCTCAAACAATCTGGTGCTGTCGGCATATGTGTTCTCAAATAAATTCGATGATATCTCGTCTGATAGCAATTCCATTTTGGATATTTTGCGAATCAGTTCGATATAGTGCAAAAATTCATGCGCCAAAATGGCATGGATTGTTCCCTTGAGGCCAAACGCTACAAGTGGCGCAGAAATCTGGATCATCACCTGGAATTTTTCCTCAAAGAACACTGGAATCGTCCTTGCAAACAAAATTCCGTACTGAAACGACATGTCCGAGCTGCTAGTCAAAATTGCGGACGGCTCTACGTACGATATTGGATATTTTGCGCCAGATGCTTTTTCGATTCGCGCAATTCCCTCGGTTACAAGCTCAAATCTCTCGTTTATTGTATCATAGATGTTCTGAGGCAGAACCTCTTTTTGGTGTGCCTCTCTTACCTTTACTAGCTGATCCAACGGTATGACTCTAGCAGGACATGTAAAAAGCCTTAGCGTATCTGTATTTGGTCAAAATCAAATTTCTCTAGCGCACACTTGATTGAAATCAGATCAGAGACATTTGGAAAAATGTTATCCCCATACACAAAGTGCTTTAGCGGAACTCCCCCATCAAGTGTCATTTCCAGTGTAAAGGAATTTGGAGACGTCAATGCATGTTTTACAGAATGAATTTTCTTTTCCGATCGTTTGCCTGACTTTTCATAGATTGCAACTGTGTTGCCTGCAAGCCCGTCAAGCTTTGCAAGACTTTCCGGCGCGATTGGATTTTCTGCGGTGATGTAAAGCGTAACTTTGGATAGAAACTGGATTGGTCCCTGCGGAATCTTGGGTATTTGCTTGAGGTTGTGGATTTTGATCTTGCCAGAGGAAATTGTCTTTGGCAGTACTAGTTTTCTTTTCTTTGGGTTTAGGAGCTTGGCAAAAAACGGCCTGCCCTTGCCCAAGACAAGGCTTGTAGTGTCCTCGCCGCCAATCCAAGTTATCTTTGCCTGAGCTGCGCCGAACTTGTCAAAAAAATACTTGCAGATCATGCCCTCTACGCTGTCAAACTCGGTCATGCCGTGCCTGTGGCAGCTAACGCATCCCTTGCCGAGACAGTTTGAACACGGCTTTTGTTTTTGCGCAATGTCACGGGTTGGCTTGGTGTATCTTCCTGAGAAATAAAGCGATTTAGAGTGAGCCTCGCAGGACTCTGTCTTAAAATCAACTGTCAGAGTAAGGTCCGGCTCGGCCTGGTTTTGCCTTTTGTTGGTTTTGCGAGAAAATTGTTTTGCCAGCTCCCGCGTGATGCTTGTCTTGATTCCATCAATTCCCCTTAGCTTGAACTGGGATCTGATGTGGTCGTCCCTGTCCAGAACCGACGGCCTTAGCTTGGCGCCTACCAGAAACGTCTTGTATTGGTATTGCGATGAAGAGTCCTGCATCTTTTCAATGTAATAGTGTAGAGTATCAAAGACATTTTTGCAAATGTGGCATTTTTTGTTTTGAATGCCTAGTTTTTTGTGGATTTTTTTGCCAAGCAGTTTGTATGACGAGAGGCGCAGTTTTTTTGCAAACAGCCTGCCAAGGCAGTTATCGCACAGATCATATTCCGATAGGATTTTCTTTGATACCACCAATACTGATGCAAACTTGTCTTGCTCCAATGACAAAAATCTGATAATATGACTATTAGTGGTTTGCCTAACCCATTCCCATTTTGCGCAAAAATCCTTGCATCTGTCTGCCCTTGGCCGCCTTCATCATGCCCTTGGAGTTTTTGTAATTTTTGAGCAGCTCCTTTACCTCATGTTCCGGCCAGCCGGAGCCACGGGCAATTCTCTTTATCCTTGATGCATTTAGCAAGTCAGGGTCTGCTTTTTCTGCCTTTGACATGCTTTGGATGATGTAGCGCCAGCGCTGGATTCTAGTTTCCATTTGCTCTACCTGGTCTTCTTTTACCATGCCAGACATGCCCGGCATGTTGTCCAAAAATCCCTTGAGTGAGCCCACCTTGGATACTTCTTCCAGCTGGTAATAGAAATCATCCATGTTCATCTTTCCGCTAGAGATTCTCTTTAGTCTGACATCGTCTGCCTCGTTTTCTAGTCTTTTTGCCAGGTCCAGTACAGCCTGGATGTCACCCATTCCAAGTAACCTGCCAACAAATCTGGTAGGTGAGAACAATTCCAGATCATCGATTCGCTCGCCTGTTCCAATGTACATCACCTTGGCTCCGGTTGCCGCAGAGGCCGCCAGTGCTCCACCTCCCTTTGCAGACGAATCAAGTTTTGTAATTATGATGCCGCCAACTGGGACGGTCTTGTGAAATGATTCTGCCTGGTTGTAGCATTGCTGTCCTATTGTTCCATCTATAACAAGTAGTGCAAGATCCGGCTCTGCTACCTTGCCTATCTCTTTCATCTCATCTAGCAGGTCTTTTTCCTCCTTGTGTCTGCCCGCAGTATCAATTAGCATGATATCTAAAGCGTGATTCTCAAAGTGCTTTAGTCCGTTTTTGACTATACCCGGTGCATCCTTGTTGTTTTCTTCCCCATATACTTCGACTCCAGACTTTTCACAGTTTGTCTTTAGCTGGACTAGTGCACCAGGTCTGTAGGTATCAGCGCCAATTACTCCCACCTTGTAGCCTTGCTTTGTGAGGAATTTTGCCATCTTGCCAGTAACTGTAGTTTTTCCACTTCCCTGGATTCCAAGCATCAGTACCTTGTTTAGCTTGCCTGGCTTGAACTCGAAATTGTTTTCTTTGCCTAATAATCCTGCCAGCTCGTCATATAGAATTTTGATAATGTGATCTTTGCGCGACAATCCGGGCGGCGGAGTCTCATTAATGGAGCGTTGCTTTAGATTTTCTGCTATTCTCAGTGCGAGATCAATTTTGACATCAGCTGCAAGCAGTGACTTTAGAACGTCGTTTGCAAGCTGCTTGATTAGCTCCTCGTCCACCCCGGAAGAGCTGACTATTTTTTTGATTGCTGCTCGAAGGCCGGTCTTGAGATTATCTAGCATTATTTTTCATCTTTGCAGCCAGTATTTCAAATCTTCCTCTGTATCCATCCCAGAACTTTTCATATTGAGTGATTTCTATTGGGCTGGAAAAAATTGGACAGTTTGTCACAAACGTTTCTGCCTCGCCTCCCTCAAAGCTCAAATTGAATTTGGATTTTTCCGATTTTTGTATTAGCTTGTCGAGGTTTTGCGGTGTTATTTTTTTCCCAACCCATGATTCATCCAGTCCATCACAAGAGACTGCAGATATGACAAACTCAAAGCCAGAGTCAAGCAATTCTTTCATGTATTGTTTTTGATCCTTTTTCCAGATTGGTGCAATCACCTCAAGGCCTAGCTCTTGCGCTATTTTCTCAA from Candidatus Nitrosotenuis aquarius encodes:
- a CDS encoding 30S ribosomal protein S24e; this encodes MSMQVVSDVNNTFLSRREIVCEFPGLAGKLKKLDAADMISKQFKLDGKIIIPISMKSHSGRPTVRGTFYVYDNEELAKKQVNPTIFKRLDKIKAAIAAAAPKEEAPAETPAEASS
- a CDS encoding 30S ribosomal protein S27ae codes for the protein MAGKKEAAKATGVAAYYKIAGDKATKIRKICSRCGKGVFMSEHKNRKTCGKCGLTEFNQ
- a CDS encoding tRNA pseudouridine(54/55) synthase Pus10; the protein is MEQDKFASVLVVSKKILSEYDLCDNCLGRLFAKKLRLSSYKLLGKKIHKKLGIQNKKCHICKNVFDTLHYYIEKMQDSSSQYQYKTFLVGAKLRPSVLDRDDHIRSQFKLRGIDGIKTSITRELAKQFSRKTNKRQNQAEPDLTLTVDFKTESCEAHSKSLYFSGRYTKPTRDIAQKQKPCSNCLGKGCVSCHRHGMTEFDSVEGMICKYFFDKFGAAQAKITWIGGEDTTSLVLGKGRPFFAKLLNPKKRKLVLPKTISSGKIKIHNLKQIPKIPQGPIQFLSKVTLYITAENPIAPESLAKLDGLAGNTVAIYEKSGKRSEKKIHSVKHALTSPNSFTLEMTLDGGVPLKHFVYGDNIFPNVSDLISIKCALEKFDFDQIQIR
- a CDS encoding signal recognition particle receptor subunit alpha; the protein is MLDNLKTGLRAAIKKIVSSSGVDEELIKQLANDVLKSLLAADVKIDLALRIAENLKQRSINETPPPGLSRKDHIIKILYDELAGLLGKENNFEFKPGKLNKVLMLGIQGSGKTTVTGKMAKFLTKQGYKVGVIGADTYRPGALVQLKTNCEKSGVEVYGEENNKDAPGIVKNGLKHFENHALDIMLIDTAGRHKEEKDLLDEMKEIGKVAEPDLALLVIDGTIGQQCYNQAESFHKTVPVGGIIITKLDSSAKGGGALAASAATGAKVMYIGTGERIDDLELFSPTRFVGRLLGMGDIQAVLDLAKRLENEADDVRLKRISSGKMNMDDFYYQLEEVSKVGSLKGFLDNMPGMSGMVKEDQVEQMETRIQRWRYIIQSMSKAEKADPDLLNASRIKRIARGSGWPEHEVKELLKNYKNSKGMMKAAKGRQMQGFLRKMGMG
- a CDS encoding diphthine--ammonia ligase, whose product is MNLAALFSGGKDSTFAIYRAQKMGYAVKCLITIMAQSADSHLLHHPNISATKVQAQSMNIPQILLESKSDKTKDELELLKQGLTRAKKDYSIEGVVHGGILSEFQKTKFEKIAQELGLEVIAPIWKKDQKQYMKELLDSGFEFVISAVSCDGLDESWVGKKITPQNLDKLIQKSEKSKFNLSFEGGEAETFVTNCPIFSSPIEITQYEKFWDGYRGRFEILAAKMKNNAR